A region of the Litchfieldia alkalitelluris genome:
ACTATTTAATTAATGAATTACAATCAACAACTAAAGCAACCTGCCCATCACCTAATATCGTAGCCCCTGAAATGGCAAAAACTGACGATAAATAAGAGCCTAATGATTTAAGAACAATCTCTTGTTGCCCAATAAATGAATCAACTACGAATCCAGCTGTTTTTTCACCTTTCTTTACAATAACCACTGAGATATAATCAGAATCATCATGTTCTTTTTGAACTTCAAAGAATTCTTCTAAATAGACCAATGGGATTATTTTATCTCTAAAGTCAATCATCTTTTGATTATGAGCATTAAACACCTCATCTTTTCTAACAATCGCTGTTTCGATAATTGATGAAAGTGGGATTGCATATTTTTCTTTACCCAATTCGATTAGTAGAACAGAAATGATCGAAAGTGTTAATGGTAATTGAATCAAAAAGGTGGATCCTTTCCCTTCTACCGAATCAATTGAGATCGAGCCCCCAAGTGACTCAATTGTACTTTTTACTACATCAAGACCTACACCTCTACCAGAAACATCTGAAATGATTTCAGCTGTTGAAAAACCAGACGAGAAAATCAATTCATATACCTGCTTATCTGACATAAGCTCAGCATCGTTTTCAGTAATGACACCTTGTTTTAAAGCCTTGTTTACAACCTTTTCTCGATTAATACCGGCACCATTATCTTGAATTTCAATAAAAACATGATTTCCGCTATGATAAGCCTTAAGGGTAAGAATTCCTTCCTCACTTTTACCTGAAGCCTTGCGTATATCAGGAGTTTCAATCCCATGATCAATTGCATTTCGAATTAAATGGACGAGAGGATCACCGATTTCATCGATAACAGTTCGATCCAATTCGGTTTCTGCTCCAAATACTTGCAGATCAATTTTTTTACCCAAGTCTCTTGCTAATTGACGGACCATTCTAGGGAAACGATTAAATACGGTCTCTACTGGAACCATTCTCATATTCAAAATAATAGTTTGAAGGTCACCTGAAATTCTTGTCATTCTTTCAACTGTTTCGGATAGCCCTGAATGTGATAATTCTTTAGAGATTTGTTCAAGGCGACCACGGTCAATAACTAGTTCTTCAAACAAGTTCATTAATATATCTAATCGCTCTATATTAACTCTGATTGTCTTATTACTCGTCTGCTTATTTGAAACTTTTGTCTCGCTATTATTACTCTTTACTTCTTCTACTGAAAAATTTACCTCTTCAGTAGTAACTGCCACTTGCTCAAACATCTCACTAGAAGAATCTTCTCTAGATATTTGATCTAGATTTATATTACTAACAATTACACTTTCAACTTCGGATACTTTCATAAGTCGACTTTTTATAGATTCCTGTGTTTCATTCGAAATAATAGATATGGTGAATTCTTGTTCGAATTTTTCCTCCTCGAGTAATTCAACACTTGGGAAAGCCTTAACAATTTCTCCAACTTGCTCTAATACTTCAAAAACCATAAAAACACGTGCCGCCTTAAGAAAACAATCTTGCCTTAAACTAACATTTATTTCATATGTATTAAAACCTTGTTCCTGAGATTGAATTAACACTGTATATTCAAATTCATCGTAGTTTGAGAGATTTATAGAATTTGGATTGACTTGATTAAATTTTGGTGATAAATCTAGTATCGCTGACTCCCCATCTTCAATCTTCTTTAACAATAAAACGACATCTGAAACATCTTTTTTTCCTGTACCACCATCGGCTATTGAATAAATCATTTCTTCTAAATAATCTACTGCTTTAAAAACGACATCTAATATTTCAGCCGTAACACTAATCTTCTGATTACGAATAGCATCTAAGACATTCTCCATCTGGTGTGTTAAATTTGCAAGATCTTCGTAACCCATCGTTGCAGACATCCCTTTTAACGTATGGGCAGAGCGAAAGATAATATTAACAATATTTATATCTTCTGGATTCTTCTCTAATTCCAATAATTGTTCATTGCACATTTGAAGATGTTCTTTACTTTCTTCTATAAATATCTCTAAATATTGACTAGTATCCATTGCTACACTCCTTAATTCCCTGTACTTTTTATTATAAAGTCTGAAATATCTTCTAAATCTGCAACAATATCTACTAAGTTGGTTTCAATTGCCACTTTTGGCATTCCAAAGATCACAGCAGTTTTTTCAGACTCTGCAATAATGCTCGTATTCCCATTGTTTTTTAAAGCAACAAGCCCCTTAGATCCATCAGCACCCATTCCAGTCATAACAATCGCTAGCTTTAAATAATCTTGGAGTTTACTAAGCGATTCGAACATGACATCTACTGATGGGCGGTGTCCATTTCTTGGCTCAGAATTTTCTAGGTAAAGAATAATTGAATTCTCAATTTCCTTAACCTTTAAATGAAAGCCACCAGGAGCGATATATGCAGTTCCTTCTCTTACTATCTCTCCATCCTCAGCTTCTTTAACCTCTATATTACATAATGCATTAAGCCTTTTAGCTAATGAATTAGTAAAGCCAGCAGGCATATGTTGTACAATTAATATTGGTGCCGGAAACTGACTAGGTAACTTTGTTAATACTTGTTGAAGGGCTCTTGGCCCTCCGGTTGAAGTGCCAATACATACTAATTTTTTATGTACTAGATTTACGTCTTTAATTAGGCCTTTAAGACTAGTACCTTTCCCTTTATTATACGATAGATTTGTAGTTTTGAGTGGTTTTAGTAGATTAGAAATATTAGCTTTACTAGCTTGTAGTACTTTAGTCACAATTTCATCCTTTATCTTCTCTAAATCCAAAGAAATCGAACCTGATGGCTTAGTAATAAAATCCACAGCTCCATATTGCATCGCTAAGATAGTATTTTTTTCTCCATCCCCTGTTGTACTTGATAGCATAACAACTGGAAGTCGATATAAGCTTATTACCTCTTTTAATGCTTCAATGCCATTCATTATTGGCATCTCTACATCCATTGTAATAACATCCGGTTTCAGAGTTTGTAATTTTACTAAGCAATCACTTCCGTTTCGGGCTGTTCCGATAACCTCGATATTCTCCTCAGAGGTTAGAATGTCGGTAATTAATTTGCGCATAAATGCCGAATCATCGACTACTAAAACCTTCACCATTCGATCCATGACATTTACCTCTCTATCTTTTAGACAACAGTTGTCTGAATTTTTTTATAAAGCCAGCTTGATTTTCTATTAATTTTCCATTTTTCATAAATGTAAGGTAGTTACTAGCAATCCCTTCCATTGATTTACTAGCGGCTGTACTAGGAGCATATTGAACAAATGGGATTTGGCGTTTTACAGCTTGAATGACATTTCTGTCATCTGGTAATGTTCCAAGTTTCACGATTTCTTTTGACAAAAATCGTCTTGAGACTTGGTCGATTCTTTCAAGTGTGGCCGTACCTTCTCTAAAATCTATCGTTTTATTAGCAATAACGAAAAATGGAATATCATTATTAGCTAAGCAAATATGTTTCATTACTGAGTATGCGTCAGTAATCGACGTTGGTTCCGGAGTTGTAATTACAAAGAGTTCATCGACCGTTAATAAAAAATGAAGAGTTTCTTTAGATATACCTGCTCCCATATCAAAGATAACAAAGTCATAGTCAGGTAAAATGCCACTTAACTGATTAACAAACGATTGAAACTTCTCATCATCAAGCTTAAATAATGATGAAAGGCCTGTTCCTCCTGAAATAAAAGAAACTTGATTAGGAACATCTGTGATAATTTCACGAAGTGACCTTTGATCTTCAAATAAGTGTGTAAAAGAATATTTTGATGATACTCCCATTAGGATATCTATATTTCCCATTCCTATATCCATATCAAATAATAAAATCTTATAACCCTTATTAGCTAGGGAAAGTGAGAAGTTAAGTGAAAAGTTTGATTTACCAACCCCGCCTTTCCCACTTATAACAGCAATCGTTTTTGTCTTCCTTGATTTAGTTGTTTGCAGGAGATTACGTAAACTTTCTGCTTGATCCATCATAGCCCTTCACCAAATAAAATATTTATGATCATCTCTGGTGTTGCTTCACTAATATCATCTGGAACGTTTTGCCCTGTTGTAATATAGGCAGCTCCTATATTATTTTTCAACATAAAATTCACCATTTGTCCGTGATTTCCAGTCTCATCAACTTTTGAAAATATGACTTTTGAAATTTTAATTATAGAAAACTGATGATAAATGTTCATCATGTCGATATATTTAGAGGTTACTCCTAAGACAAGATATCTTTCAACATCATCATTAAAATCGATAATTTGTTTTAAATCATTCACGTATTGCTGTTTTCGAAAATTTCTACCCGCGGTATCTATAAAGACCAGGTCAAAATCCTCGAATTTTTCTTTTGCTTTTCTAAAATCCTCAATATTATAACTAACTTCAATAGGGACATCGAGGATTTTTGCGTATGTTTTTAATTGTTCGATTGCAGCAATTCGGTAAGTATCCGTAGTTATAAAAGCAACTTTTTTCTTATCCTTTAAAATAGCTTCTGCCGCCATCTTTGCTAACGTCGTTGTCTTCCCAACACCTGTTGGTCCTACAACAGTAACATATTTCTTTTGATAATCGATACCACCCATACCTATGGGTGATATCTTTTTCAGTAATAGATCTTTAAGATATTCCAATAACTCTTTTTGCTCCACCTGCTCCTTATTTTTATACCAATAACTCAATAGTGACGAAATGAGACTTTCAGTAATATCAGACTCAAGTTCCTTCTCATTCATTAAGTAATGAAGTTGTTGAATAGGCTTAGGCAAATTCAAGTTTGTATTGGTTTTTGTTTGGATTTGATTAAGCATTGCCTTCATTTCCATAATTTCATTTACAAAGTCTTTTGTACGTATGGGATCCTCAGCTTTTCTCTGTCCATTATATGTCTTTGGTGACAAGACCTCCTTGGGTGCAGCATGAGGTTCAATATGATCTAAGGCTGCAATCACCTCAAAGTTTTTCTTGCGAAAGAAACCAAGAACCCCTTTACTCTGTACTACTTTAGAATTAAGAATAACTGCCTCATTTCCTAATTCAGTACGGATTAAATTCATAACCTCTGGCATAGTAGGTGCCACATATTTTTTCACCTTCATTAAATTGTCACCACCCCGATACTCTGAATTTCTACATTCGCCTCTAACTCATTGTATGAAAGGACAGGTACCTGCGGAAAATACCGTTCAATCATTTGTCTTAAATACATTCTTACAGCCGGTGAACAGATTAAGATTGGCGATTGTTCTATCAGAGATAATTCTTCAAGTTGTCTTGCAATCGCTTCTAATATATTTTGCGAAATTGTTGGATCAAGTGAAAGATAGTTGCCATGTTCTGTTTGTTGTACACCATCAGCTATAGCCTTTTCAATAGCACCTGAGACTGTAATTACCTTCATTGTTTCTCCTTGAGACACATAGCTATTTGTAATTTGCCTAGCAAGAGCTTGTCTTACATATTCTGTAAGTAAATCTGTATCAGTCGACAGTTTTCCAAAATCAGCAAGTGTCTCAAAAATAATAGGTAGGTTTCGAATAGACACCTTTTCCTTTAGTAATTTAGCTAAAACACTTTGCACATCTCCTATTGTTAAAGGAGATGGGGTCACTTCCTCTACCAAAATAGTATGTGTTTCTTTTAAGTGGTCAATTAATTGTTTTGTTTCTTGACGTCCAATGAGTTCATGGGCATTAGTTTTGATAACTTCAGTAATATGTGTAGATACCACTGAAGGTGGATCCACAACTGTATATCCAAACATCTCAGCTTTATCTTTCATGTCTTCTGAGATCCACTTTGCCGGTAACCCAAAAGAAGGTTCTATTGTGTCTATTCCTTCAATTGAATCCTCTTCGATTCCTGGACTCATCGCTAGATAATGGTCCAGTAACAGCTCACCTCTAGCAAATTCGTTGCCTTTTATTTTCAGTCTATATTCATTAGGTTGAAGTTGAATGTTATCCCTGATTCGAACAACTGGAATAACTAGTCCTAGCTCAATGGCTAGTTGTCTTCGTATCATTACAATGCGATCTAATAAGTCTCCACCCTGGTTTGTATCAGCTAATGGTATGAGTCCATAACCAAATTCAAACTCGATCGGGTCAACATTTAGGAGATTTACCACACTTTCTGGACTCTTTAATTCCTCAAGCTCAGCTGCTTCTTCCATCTCATGTGGTATAATCTCTTCACGTTCCCTTGATTTACTTATCATGTATCCACCAAATGCCATTAAGCCTGCAATGGGTGTAGTTAAAAGCAGATGAATAGGTGTAAAAAGACCTAATAGGAATATTGTCCCTGCAGTTACATAAAGCATCTTTGGATATGCAAATAGCTGAGAAGTTATATCCTTACCTAAATTCCCATCGGAAGCAGCTCTTGTTACAACAATACCAGTGGCAGTAGAAATTAATAGAGCTGGAATTTGACTTACAATTCCATCACCAACTGTTAGTAATGTGAACTTTTGTATCGCCTCAGGAAAACTAAGCCCCATTTCTGTCATACCAATAATAAAACCAAATAAAAGATTAATAAGGACAATGATAATACCTGCAATCGCATCCCCTTTGACAAATTTACTTGCTCCATCCATTGCTCCATAAAAGTCGGCTTCTTTGGAAATCTTTTCTCTTCGCTCTCGCGCATCTCTTTCAGAAATAAGTCCAGCATTCAAGTCAGCATCTATCGCCATTTGTTTCCCTGGCATCGCATCTAACGTAAAGCGTGCAGCTACCTCAGAAACACGTTCCGCACCTTTTGTAATTACGACAAATTGAATAATTATTAAGATTAAAAAGACAACAAATCCTACTAAGACCTTGCCGCCTACTACAAAGGTACCAAATGTTTCTACAACTCCACCCGCTTCTCCGTTACTTAATATTGATCTCGTTGTTGAAACATTAAGCCCCAAACGAAACAGGGTTAATAATAATAGTAATGATGGAAAAATAGAAAATTGCAGTGGTTCTTGCATGTTCATAGAGGTAAGAAGAACTAATAAAGCAAGAGAAATATTAATAATGATAAGTATACTTAACAACCATGATGGAAATGGTATTATCAGCATTGCTACAATTAATACAACGCTTAATAATACTGATAAATCTCTTGCTGACATGAATTTTCTCTCCTTAGTTCGTCCTTTTTCGAGGTTATACTTTTTGCTTTAACCTATAAACATAGGCCAATATTTCGGCGATGGCCTTAAAATATTCTTCTGGAACAATGTCGCCAATCTCAGCTTGACTATAAAGAGCTCGTGCTAGTGCAACATTTTCAATCATAATGATGTCATGTTCTTTAGCTAATTCCTTTATTTTTTGAGCAACATAATCCATTCCCTTGGCTACAACATACGGTGCGTCTGCCTTGTTTTCATCATATTTAAGCGCTACTGCGAAATGGGTTGGATTGGTAATGATCACATCCGCATTAGGAATTTCCTGCATCATCCTTTGCATCGCCATTTCTCTTTGTTTTTGCTTAATTTTTGACTTTATTAACGGGTCACCTTCTGTTTTTTTGTATTCATCTTTTATATCTTGTTTAGACATTCTGATATTTTTTTCAAAGTCATATTTCTGATAAAAATAATCTAAAACAGAAAGAAGTAATAAAGCAGCCCCTGAAAACAAGCCCATCTGCATTGTGATTTTAGAAATTGTGCTAAGGGAATAACCGATGTCTACAAGTGCAAGCCTAAGAAGCTCGTCAAGATTCACCCAAATAACAATAAATGTAATCATACCTATAAATACAATTTTTAATATTGATTTTAACATTTCAACAATTGCCCTAATTGAATAGATTCGTTTAAACCCCTGTATCGGATCTAACTTATTTAACTTCATCATGATAGATTCAGGTGAGTTCATAAAACCGACTTGCAAAAGATTTGCAGCAATAGCCGTGATGACAGCAATTCCCATAATTGGTGCTAAGATAATAGCAACTTCAATGGTTAACTCTAAAAAAATTTCTTGAATACTTCGTTCTGTTAACTCTATTAATAGATAGTCTTGAAAAGTGTGTCTAAATAATAAGAGCATTTTATCTCTAAGAAACCCACCTATGAACAAAAATAATAAAAATACAAATAATATAATTATTGCTGTATTTACATCCGCACTTTTTGCTACTTGACCCTTTTTTCTGGAATCCTCACGTTTTTTGGGAGTCGCTTTCTCTGTCTTTTCTCCTGCAAAAAACTGCAAGTCTAACTTTATTAAAAACATTGTTTTACCTTCCTCCTAGCAATTCCATTAATCCTCTCATTGTATAAATCATCGTTTCAAATAACTGCTGAACAACCATAAACATCGCTGTCATAACTAAAATAAGCACAATGAAGCTTACAGCAATCTTTAGAGGTAATCCGACGACAAAAACATTTAGCTGAGGGACTGTTCGTGCCACAATTCCAAGTGCCACATCTATTAAAAACAGAGCGCCCACAACAGGGATAGACATTTGAAATGCAATGAGGAATGCTTTACCAAACGAACGAATAACAAATTCCACAACGTTTTCATCCCCAAAAGGAAGCCATAATTGATCAAGAGAGATAAATTGATAGCTATAATAAATACCATCCAGTAGTAAATGGTGGCCATTTAGAGCAAGTAATAATAATAACGCAAAAGTATATAAATATTGACCGACCAAAGGTGATTGAGCACCAGTTTGAGGATCTATGACATTTGCAATCGCAAAGCCCATTTGAAAGTCAATAAATGCACCTGCTATTTGAATAGCTGATAAAATGATATATGCCATTAAGCCAATGAGTAGGCCAACTAGAGCTTCTTTTATGATTAACATAAAATAATTTCCATCTATTGAAATAACGGGAGCATCTATCGCAAAAAACATAATCCAAGCAAGAATAAAACCTATTCCAACTCGGTGTGTAGCAGGTATACTCCGATAAGAAAAAAGTGGTAACGTAGCAAAAAAGCTCACAACACGGACGAGCACTAATAAAAAAGCAGGAAAATTCACAAATAAATCAATCATTTTTTCAACCTATAAATTTAGTAAGATTATTGAAGATGTCAAATGTATATGAAATCATATGAGATAACATCCACGGACCCAGGAAAACCAATCCTACTAATACGGCAACGATTTTTGGGACAAAGGCAAGAGTTTGTTCTTGGATTTGAGTTGTTGCCTGAAAAATACTAACTATTAAGCCTACAACTAGCGCAAGCAATAAAAGTGGACCACAGATAAGCAAAATTGTATAAACTCCCTTTTCAGCTAACGATATAACCGTTTCTGCCCCCATCAAATCACCTTCTTTTCTATGTGCTGTTCTTATCATTTTGTTGTTATTCTAGTATTTGTTAGGTTAAAAACTTTGTAATAAAGACTTAACAATTAGGTACCAGCCATCAACCAAAACAAATAATAGGATCTTAAATGGAAGTGAAATCATAACTGGCGGAAGCATCATCATCCCCATTGACATTAATACGCTCGCTACGATCATATCAATTACTAAAAAAGGAATAAAAATCATAAAACCTATTTGAAAAGCTGTTTTTATTTCACTAATCGCAAATGCTGGAACGAGTGCTGTTAGCGGTATGTCTTCGATAGAGGACGGTGTCTCACTTCCAGAGTACTTTAGAAATAATTCTAAATCCTTTTGTCTAGTATGCTTACTCATAAATTCTTTGAATGGAATCGAAGCTTTTTCATATGCTTCTTCTAAATTTATCTCTTCATTAAATAAAGGCGTTAATGCTTGTTCATTTACTTCTGATAAAACAGGAGCCATGATAAAAAAGGTCATAAATAGAGCAAGTCCTACAAGGACTTGGTTTGGTGGCATTGACTGTGTTGCTAGTGATGTTCTAACAAAAGATAACACAATGATAATCCTTGTAAAACTTGTCATGAGAATTAAAATACTGGGTGCAATTGATAACACTGTAAGCAAAAGGAGCATTTTAACCGATGTTGATACATTCTCAGGAGAACTATTATTAAAAAACTCCATAAATTCAGTCATTGTTAATCCCTTTCTTTTCAATCTCACTTATTATCTTTTTTCTCCCACTAGTTAACTCTGAAAGTTGCTCTCGTAAGAGTGAAGAAAAATCAGTATTATTTCCCTTGTTAGAAGTATCCTTTTGGGTGCTTTGTTTCGTCATTTGCTTTAATATATTTAACGGTTCTAACATATGATCTTTTTGCTGATTTTGTTCCTCGATAATTCTAGACACT
Encoded here:
- a CDS encoding chemotaxis protein CheA, giving the protein MDTSQYLEIFIEESKEHLQMCNEQLLELEKNPEDINIVNIIFRSAHTLKGMSATMGYEDLANLTHQMENVLDAIRNQKISVTAEILDVVFKAVDYLEEMIYSIADGGTGKKDVSDVVLLLKKIEDGESAILDLSPKFNQVNPNSINLSNYDEFEYTVLIQSQEQGFNTYEINVSLRQDCFLKAARVFMVFEVLEQVGEIVKAFPSVELLEEEKFEQEFTISIISNETQESIKSRLMKVSEVESVIVSNINLDQISREDSSSEMFEQVAVTTEEVNFSVEEVKSNNSETKVSNKQTSNKTIRVNIERLDILMNLFEELVIDRGRLEQISKELSHSGLSETVERMTRISGDLQTIILNMRMVPVETVFNRFPRMVRQLARDLGKKIDLQVFGAETELDRTVIDEIGDPLVHLIRNAIDHGIETPDIRKASGKSEEGILTLKAYHSGNHVFIEIQDNGAGINREKVVNKALKQGVITENDAELMSDKQVYELIFSSGFSTAEIISDVSGRGVGLDVVKSTIESLGGSISIDSVEGKGSTFLIQLPLTLSIISVLLIELGKEKYAIPLSSIIETAIVRKDEVFNAHNQKMIDFRDKIIPLVYLEEFFEVQKEHDDSDYISVVIVKKGEKTAGFVVDSFIGQQEIVLKSLGSYLSSVFAISGATILGDGQVALVVDCNSLIK
- a CDS encoding protein-glutamate methylesterase/protein-glutamine glutaminase — encoded protein: MDRMVKVLVVDDSAFMRKLITDILTSEENIEVIGTARNGSDCLVKLQTLKPDVITMDVEMPIMNGIEALKEVISLYRLPVVMLSSTTGDGEKNTILAMQYGAVDFITKPSGSISLDLEKIKDEIVTKVLQASKANISNLLKPLKTTNLSYNKGKGTSLKGLIKDVNLVHKKLVCIGTSTGGPRALQQVLTKLPSQFPAPILIVQHMPAGFTNSLAKRLNALCNIEVKEAEDGEIVREGTAYIAPGGFHLKVKEIENSIILYLENSEPRNGHRPSVDVMFESLSKLQDYLKLAIVMTGMGADGSKGLVALKNNGNTSIIAESEKTAVIFGMPKVAIETNLVDIVADLEDISDFIIKSTGN
- a CDS encoding MinD/ParA family protein produces the protein MMDQAESLRNLLQTTKSRKTKTIAVISGKGGVGKSNFSLNFSLSLANKGYKILLFDMDIGMGNIDILMGVSSKYSFTHLFEDQRSLREIITDVPNQVSFISGGTGLSSLFKLDDEKFQSFVNQLSGILPDYDFVIFDMGAGISKETLHFLLTVDELFVITTPEPTSITDAYSVMKHICLANNDIPFFVIANKTIDFREGTATLERIDQVSRRFLSKEIVKLGTLPDDRNVIQAVKRQIPFVQYAPSTAASKSMEGIASNYLTFMKNGKLIENQAGFIKKFRQLLSKR
- the flhF gene encoding flagellar biosynthesis protein FlhF, encoding MKVKKYVAPTMPEVMNLIRTELGNEAVILNSKVVQSKGVLGFFRKKNFEVIAALDHIEPHAAPKEVLSPKTYNGQRKAEDPIRTKDFVNEIMEMKAMLNQIQTKTNTNLNLPKPIQQLHYLMNEKELESDITESLISSLLSYWYKNKEQVEQKELLEYLKDLLLKKISPIGMGGIDYQKKYVTVVGPTGVGKTTTLAKMAAEAILKDKKKVAFITTDTYRIAAIEQLKTYAKILDVPIEVSYNIEDFRKAKEKFEDFDLVFIDTAGRNFRKQQYVNDLKQIIDFNDDVERYLVLGVTSKYIDMMNIYHQFSIIKISKVIFSKVDETGNHGQMVNFMLKNNIGAAYITTGQNVPDDISEATPEMIINILFGEGL
- the flhA gene encoding flagellar biosynthesis protein FlhA, with the protein product MSARDLSVLLSVVLIVAMLIIPFPSWLLSILIIINISLALLVLLTSMNMQEPLQFSIFPSLLLLLTLFRLGLNVSTTRSILSNGEAGGVVETFGTFVVGGKVLVGFVVFLILIIIQFVVITKGAERVSEVAARFTLDAMPGKQMAIDADLNAGLISERDARERREKISKEADFYGAMDGASKFVKGDAIAGIIIVLINLLFGFIIGMTEMGLSFPEAIQKFTLLTVGDGIVSQIPALLISTATGIVVTRAASDGNLGKDITSQLFAYPKMLYVTAGTIFLLGLFTPIHLLLTTPIAGLMAFGGYMISKSREREEIIPHEMEEAAELEELKSPESVVNLLNVDPIEFEFGYGLIPLADTNQGGDLLDRIVMIRRQLAIELGLVIPVVRIRDNIQLQPNEYRLKIKGNEFARGELLLDHYLAMSPGIEEDSIEGIDTIEPSFGLPAKWISEDMKDKAEMFGYTVVDPPSVVSTHITEVIKTNAHELIGRQETKQLIDHLKETHTILVEEVTPSPLTIGDVQSVLAKLLKEKVSIRNLPIIFETLADFGKLSTDTDLLTEYVRQALARQITNSYVSQGETMKVITVSGAIEKAIADGVQQTEHGNYLSLDPTISQNILEAIARQLEELSLIEQSPILICSPAVRMYLRQMIERYFPQVPVLSYNELEANVEIQSIGVVTI
- the flhB gene encoding flagellar biosynthesis protein FlhB, with the protein product MFLIKLDLQFFAGEKTEKATPKKREDSRKKGQVAKSADVNTAIIILFVFLLFLFIGGFLRDKMLLLFRHTFQDYLLIELTERSIQEIFLELTIEVAIILAPIMGIAVITAIAANLLQVGFMNSPESIMMKLNKLDPIQGFKRIYSIRAIVEMLKSILKIVFIGMITFIVIWVNLDELLRLALVDIGYSLSTISKITMQMGLFSGAALLLLSVLDYFYQKYDFEKNIRMSKQDIKDEYKKTEGDPLIKSKIKQKQREMAMQRMMQEIPNADVIITNPTHFAVALKYDENKADAPYVVAKGMDYVAQKIKELAKEHDIIMIENVALARALYSQAEIGDIVPEEYFKAIAEILAYVYRLKQKV
- the fliR gene encoding flagellar biosynthetic protein FliR — protein: MIDLFVNFPAFLLVLVRVVSFFATLPLFSYRSIPATHRVGIGFILAWIMFFAIDAPVISIDGNYFMLIIKEALVGLLIGLMAYIILSAIQIAGAFIDFQMGFAIANVIDPQTGAQSPLVGQYLYTFALLLLLALNGHHLLLDGIYYSYQFISLDQLWLPFGDENVVEFVIRSFGKAFLIAFQMSIPVVGALFLIDVALGIVARTVPQLNVFVVGLPLKIAVSFIVLILVMTAMFMVVQQLFETMIYTMRGLMELLGGR
- the fliQ gene encoding flagellar biosynthesis protein FliQ, which encodes MGAETVISLAEKGVYTILLICGPLLLLALVVGLIVSIFQATTQIQEQTLAFVPKIVAVLVGLVFLGPWMLSHMISYTFDIFNNLTKFIG
- the fliP gene encoding flagellar type III secretion system pore protein FliP (The bacterial flagellar biogenesis protein FliP forms a type III secretion system (T3SS)-type pore required for flagellar assembly.), giving the protein MTEFMEFFNNSSPENVSTSVKMLLLLTVLSIAPSILILMTSFTRIIIVLSFVRTSLATQSMPPNQVLVGLALFMTFFIMAPVLSEVNEQALTPLFNEEINLEEAYEKASIPFKEFMSKHTRQKDLELFLKYSGSETPSSIEDIPLTALVPAFAISEIKTAFQIGFMIFIPFLVIDMIVASVLMSMGMMMLPPVMISLPFKILLFVLVDGWYLIVKSLLQSF